From the Cryptomeria japonica chromosome 2, Sugi_1.0, whole genome shotgun sequence genome, one window contains:
- the LOC131863907 gene encoding B3 domain-containing protein REM9-like, translating to MNCKTAILMGPSCNLWHVNVKFGSTGAAAFTDGWQAFVSDNRIRATDILVFRHARDIDFVVQVFGAIPRENEHDHPQQEICSQNKEIEIVLVDSSTSTSSALPNVESPSFMRDNSVVNPGKSTEAMFSLTLTKSATSQNFHLTIPRDFGERWLPKKRVEARFVHHKNPGEWRHMVGVFNKGKTYGVRWKEFAIDNKLRKGDKCVFKLINAVNYIFMVYVNTQDL from the exons ATGAATTGTAAAACTGCGATTCTGATGGGGCCAAGTTGTAATTTGTGGCATGTAAATGTAAAATTCGGCTCTACTGGTGCTGCTGCTTTTACAGATGGATGGCAAGCTTTTGTTTCTGACAATCGTATAAGAGCAACAGACATTCTTGTTTTCAGGCATGCCAGGGATATAGATTTTGTTGTGCAAGTCTTTGGTGCAATTCCACGTGAAAATGAACATGATCATCCTCAACAAGAAATTTGCAGTCAAAACAAGGAAATTGAAATTGTCTTAGTAGATTCTTCCACTTCCACGTCGTCTGCACTTCCAAACGTTGAATCTCCCTCATTTATGAGGGATAATTCAG TTGTCAACCCTGGGAAAAGTACAGAAGCAATGTTTTCATTGACCTTAACCAAGAGTGCAACATCCCAAAATTTTCACCTC ACCATTCCACGTGATTTTGGAGAGCGGTGGTTACCAAAAAAGAGAGTAGAAGCAAGATTTGTGCATCACAAGAATCCTGGAGAATGGCGGCATATGGTGGGAGTGTTTAATAAAGGAAAGACATATGGAGTAAGATGGAAAGAATTTGCCATCGATAATAAGCTGCGTAAAGGAGACAAATGTGTTTTTAAGTTGATAAACGCAGTCAACTACATTTTCATGGTCTATGTTAACACACAGGATTTGTAA